A single window of Sander lucioperca isolate FBNREF2018 chromosome 22, SLUC_FBN_1.2, whole genome shotgun sequence DNA harbors:
- the chst3b gene encoding carbohydrate sulfotransferase 3: protein MRIKYTIPIVFIVALVIIEKENNIISRVSDKLTLKQTPQTPLQPSGFSHILLKHNGSFTSLSKMDSAFTLMKRRLENYSQHQEVVTRGRKHILLLATTRTGSSFVGEFFNQQGDNMFYLFEPLWHVEKMLTLETGGTNATAAAKAYREVLQQLLLCDFTLLESFIDPVPVDHITTALFRRESSSSLCEESVCSPVVKGVFERYRCKTRRCGPLNLTMASESCLQKEHRAIKSVRVRQLENLRPLTEDPRLDVKFIQLVRDPRAVLASRMVAFAAKYKNWKQWAMDGDVPIDDDEVRKLKGNCDNIRMSAEIGLRQPPWLRRRYMLVRYEDIARFPMTKATEMYRFTGIPFTPQVKSWILKNTQASKETSGVYSTQKNSSEQVEKWRFSLPFKIAQVVQKVCGPTLKLFGYKFVSSEEMLTDKSISLIEDKVFNFL, encoded by the exons ATGAGGATCAAATACACAATACCCATCGTCTTTATTGTGGCACTTGTTATCATTGAGAAGGAAAACAACATTATCTCAAG GGTGTCAGATAAGCTCACCTTAAAGCAGACCCCCCAGACCCCTCTACAGCCCAGTGGTTTCTCCCACATACTGCTGAAGCACAATGGTTCCTTTACCTCACTCAGCAAGATGGACTCTGCCTTCACGCTGATGAAGCGGCGCCTGGAGAACTACAGCCAGCACCAGGAGGTGGTGACAAGGGGCAGGAAACACATCCTCCTGTTAGCTACCACCCGGACGGGCTCCTCGTTTGTGGGCGAGTTTTTCAACCAGCAGGGCGACAACATgttttacctgtttgagccgTTGTGGCATGTGGAGAAGATGTTGACGCTGGAGACCGGTGGCACCAACGCCACAGCAGCAGCCAAGGCGTACCGCGAGGTGCTTCAGCAGCTCTTGCTGTGTGACTTCACCCTGCTGGAAAGCTTCATCGACCCCGTCCCTGTGGACCACATCACCACTGCCCTCTTCCGCAGGGAGTCCAGCAGCTCTCTGTGTGAGGAGTCGGTCTGCAGCCCCGTCGTCAAAGGGGTCTTTGAGCGTTATCGCTGCAAGACCAGACGCTGTGGGCCCCTGAACCTGACCATGGCGTCTGAGTCCTGCCTCCAAAAGGAGCACAGAGCCATCAAGTCAGTGAGGGTGCGGCAGCTGGAGAACCTTCGTCCTCTGACTGAGGACCCACGCCTTGATGTGAAATTCATTCAGCTTGTTCGGGATCCTCGAGCTGTACTGGCCTCACGCATGGTGGCCTTTGCAGCCAAATACAAGAACTGGAAGCAGTGGGCTATGGATGGGGATGTGCCCATTGATGATGATGAGGTGAGAAAGCTGAAAGGGAACTGTGACAACATCAGGATGTCAGCGGAGATCGGCCTCAGACAGCCACCTTGGCTGCGCAGGCGTTACATGCTGGTGCGGTACGAGGACATTGCTCGGTTCCCCATGACGAAGGCAACAGAGATGTACAGGTTTACTGGAATCCCATTCACTCCACAAGTGAAATCCTGGATTCTGAAGAACACCCAGGCCTCCAAGGAGACCAGCGGTGTTTACTCGACACAGAAAAACTCCTCCGAACAAGTAGAGAAATGGAGGTTCAGTTTACCATTTAAAATAGCCCAGGTTGTACAAAAGGTTTGTGGACCAACACTGAAGCTTTTTGGATATAAATTTGTAAGCAGTGAGGAAATGCTAACAGATAAGTCTATTAGTTTGATTGAGGACAAAGTGTTCAACTTTTTGTAG